From SAR202 cluster bacterium, one genomic window encodes:
- a CDS encoding MoxR family ATPase: MQISEITTKIRQNVQKVIVGKDEPINLAMVALLCGGHVLMEDVPGTGKTTMAKALAISLGCDFHRVQCTPDLMPTDVVGVNFFNQKSAEFEFRKGPIFTQILLTDEINRATPRTQSALLEAMQERQVTIDGVTTPLPSPFLVMATQNPVEMEGTFPLPEAQLDRFMVRIVMGYPNAKEEGDIYLRFERDAVLPSLKSVTSSQELINLMKIPPMVRVDESVRKYIVSLILATREHQGFSLGASPRAGLSLYKSSQAWAAINGRDYVTPDDVKKLSHSVLPHRMILSSTSRLRGSSAEQLVKDVLGSVPVPIER, encoded by the coding sequence ATGCAGATAAGCGAGATAACAACCAAGATCCGACAGAACGTGCAGAAAGTCATCGTCGGCAAGGATGAGCCCATCAACCTCGCCATGGTGGCCTTGTTGTGCGGCGGCCATGTGCTTATGGAGGACGTGCCGGGCACCGGCAAGACGACGATGGCCAAGGCCCTTGCCATCTCCCTTGGGTGCGACTTCCATCGCGTGCAGTGTACCCCGGACCTGATGCCCACCGACGTTGTGGGCGTGAACTTCTTCAACCAGAAGTCGGCGGAGTTTGAGTTTCGAAAGGGTCCGATCTTTACGCAGATCCTGCTCACCGACGAGATTAACCGAGCTACGCCCAGGACCCAGTCGGCGCTCCTTGAGGCCATGCAGGAGCGGCAGGTCACGATTGACGGCGTGACGACGCCCCTCCCGTCACCGTTTCTGGTGATGGCTACCCAGAACCCGGTCGAGATGGAAGGCACGTTCCCTCTGCCGGAAGCGCAGCTGGACCGCTTCATGGTCCGCATTGTCATGGGGTATCCGAACGCAAAGGAAGAGGGCGACATCTACCTCCGCTTCGAGCGCGATGCCGTTCTTCCCAGCCTGAAATCCGTCACTAGCTCTCAGGAACTGATCAACCTGATGAAGATCCCGCCTATGGTACGTGTGGATGAGTCCGTCAGGAAATACATCGTCAGCCTTATCCTGGCCACGCGCGAGCACCAGGGGTTCTCACTCGGGGCCAGCCCCCGCGCGGGTCTGTCGCTCTACAAGTCATCCCAGGCGTGGGCCGCCATCAACGGCAGGGACTACGTCACCCCGGATGATGTTAAGAAGCTGTCCCATTCCGTCCTTCCTCACAGGATGATTTTGAGCTCGACGTCCAGGCTGCGCGGCAGCTCCGCTGAACAGCTGGTGAAGGACGTTCTCGGCTCCGTTCCCGTGCCAATCGAAAGGTGA
- a CDS encoding Zn-dependent alcohol dehydrogenase, producing the protein MKAAVLYDWNTPLVIEDLGISGPGPGEVKAKVMATGVCHSDWHVVKGEWSHMPRPIILGHESAGIVEEVGQGVTKLKVGDHVVLTWKPGCGTCEYCQQGWPQVCETMPNGSQKPTNRKTGATVAQMVGLGGFGTKTVVPVSAAIAIDKDVPFPQAAMLGCSVATGVGAVINTAKVKAGTTVAVFGCGGVGLNVIQGAAIANAAKIIAVDLLDNKLQYANTFGATHTINAREEDPVKKIIDLTGGLGAHYAFEAIGLVPKPYEQSVMCTRRRGTTVWVGAAPLNLSLTLDARALFYERVIMGCYLGSAQPHVDIPRYVSLYKAGKLKLDELISCKFKLSEVNEAFAALGRGEVARGVISYE; encoded by the coding sequence ATGAAGGCCGCTGTGCTTTACGACTGGAATACGCCGCTGGTGATTGAAGACCTGGGAATCTCCGGCCCCGGGCCGGGAGAGGTCAAAGCCAAGGTGATGGCCACCGGCGTCTGCCACTCGGACTGGCACGTGGTCAAGGGCGAATGGTCGCACATGCCCCGGCCGATCATCCTCGGCCACGAGTCCGCCGGTATTGTCGAAGAGGTAGGGCAGGGCGTTACCAAGCTGAAGGTGGGCGACCACGTTGTCCTCACATGGAAGCCGGGCTGCGGCACTTGCGAGTACTGCCAGCAGGGGTGGCCGCAGGTGTGCGAAACGATGCCGAACGGCTCGCAGAAGCCCACCAACCGCAAGACCGGCGCCACCGTGGCCCAGATGGTCGGACTCGGCGGCTTCGGCACCAAGACGGTCGTACCAGTGTCGGCGGCCATCGCCATCGACAAGGACGTGCCGTTCCCGCAGGCCGCGATGCTTGGCTGCTCCGTCGCCACCGGCGTCGGCGCGGTCATTAACACGGCCAAAGTAAAGGCCGGCACAACGGTCGCCGTCTTCGGCTGCGGCGGAGTAGGGCTGAACGTCATCCAGGGCGCGGCCATCGCCAACGCGGCAAAGATCATTGCCGTCGACCTGCTGGACAACAAGCTGCAATACGCAAATACCTTCGGCGCTACCCACACGATCAACGCGCGCGAAGAGGACCCGGTCAAGAAGATCATCGATCTTACAGGCGGCCTGGGCGCGCACTACGCCTTCGAGGCCATCGGCCTCGTTCCGAAGCCTTACGAGCAGAGCGTCATGTGCACCCGCCGCCGGGGCACCACCGTCTGGGTGGGCGCTGCGCCGCTGAACCTCTCGCTCACGCTGGACGCGCGGGCGCTCTTCTACGAGCGCGTCATCATGGGCTGCTACCTGGGCAGCGCCCAGCCTCATGTGGACATCCCCCGCTACGTCAGCCTCTACAAGGCGGGCAAGCTGAAGTTGGACGAGCTAATCTCCTGCAAGTTCAAGCTATCCGAGGTCAACGAGGCGTTCGCCGCTCTCGGCCGTGGCGAAGTCGCCAGGGGCGTGATTTCGTACGAGTAG
- a CDS encoding SMP-30/gluconolactonase/LRE family protein — MTLLDNSRQISVLVEGLDHPEGIAWGPDGYAYAGGEAGQIYRIDIEKRTVSQLASTGGFILGLAFDGDGNLYACDLGKRCVQRVSPDGTVSVYSTGTRERPMFAPNYPGFDREGNLYVCDSGHWKADDGLIYRIRPGGATEVWSTAATTFPNGLCLGPGGDYLYVAMSVDPPRVIRLRINRDGSAGAPETVREFPGTVPDGLAFDVDGNLYMSCYRPDRIYRLTPGGKLDIVAEDWEGTLIACPTNIAFCGPKLDILLGANLGRWHITRYDLGVKGLPLNYPKIAR; from the coding sequence ATGACTTTGCTCGATAACTCCAGGCAGATCTCGGTGCTTGTGGAGGGGCTGGACCACCCCGAAGGGATCGCCTGGGGGCCGGACGGCTACGCATACGCCGGCGGCGAGGCCGGCCAGATTTACAGGATCGACATCGAAAAGCGGACGGTCAGCCAGCTCGCGAGCACGGGCGGCTTTATCCTCGGCTTGGCGTTCGACGGCGACGGCAACCTGTATGCCTGCGACCTCGGCAAGCGCTGCGTCCAGAGGGTCTCGCCCGATGGGACGGTATCGGTCTACTCCACAGGCACGAGAGAACGCCCTATGTTCGCGCCGAACTATCCCGGCTTCGACCGGGAGGGCAACCTCTACGTCTGCGACTCCGGCCACTGGAAGGCGGACGATGGGCTCATCTATCGGATTCGTCCCGGCGGAGCGACCGAGGTCTGGAGCACGGCGGCGACCACCTTTCCCAACGGCCTCTGCCTGGGCCCGGGCGGCGACTACCTGTATGTAGCCATGAGCGTGGACCCGCCGCGGGTGATTCGGTTGCGCATCAACCGGGACGGCAGCGCGGGCGCGCCGGAGACGGTGCGCGAGTTCCCGGGCACCGTGCCGGACGGCCTGGCTTTCGACGTCGATGGCAATCTTTATATGTCGTGCTACCGGCCGGACCGCATATACAGGCTGACGCCCGGCGGCAAGCTGGACATCGTCGCCGAGGACTGGGAGGGAACGCTCATTGCCTGCCCAACAAATATCGCTTTCTGCGGGCCGAAGTTGGACATCCTGCTCGGCGCCAACCTTGGCCGGTGGCATATCACGCGGTACGACCTGGGCGTGAAAGGTCTGCCGCTAAACTATCCCAAAATCGCGAGGTGA
- a CDS encoding fumarylacetoacetate hydrolase family protein, with amino-acid sequence MRNNEGVIMKLGFYNDYVPGVVKGENIVDISSVIKDIPHINAQTWMAGLIENFDKYRAKIEAHVAKTEGTPLKQVKMRAPLPEPGRIVCMAGNFMENGTRKLVADRDAFLKSPSSVIGDKDTVVLPDCPAPHFHHEAETGVVIGKTAKAVSPEKAMDHVFGFVNFMDVSARGIKPNDNNSFFWGKSWDTFGPMGPFIVTKDEAGDPQKFDVLLTVNKEVRQKLNNSDMGRPVTEVVEFASWVTTLKPGDLVSCGTNHVGLSNIQDGDVIEMEITGLGKLTVNVKDEWKRTWPRKTLAQMTAFESTVRSKIGKK; translated from the coding sequence ATGCGGAACAACGAAGGAGTCATCATGAAGCTCGGTTTCTATAACGACTACGTCCCCGGCGTCGTAAAGGGAGAGAACATCGTCGATATCTCCAGCGTCATCAAGGACATTCCGCACATCAACGCCCAGACGTGGATGGCCGGCCTGATCGAAAACTTCGACAAGTATCGCGCAAAAATCGAGGCGCACGTCGCCAAGACCGAGGGCACCCCCCTCAAGCAGGTCAAGATGCGCGCGCCCCTGCCGGAGCCGGGCCGCATCGTCTGCATGGCGGGCAACTTCATGGAGAACGGCACCCGCAAGCTCGTCGCCGACCGCGACGCGTTCCTGAAGTCCCCCAGCTCCGTGATCGGCGACAAGGATACTGTTGTCCTTCCGGACTGCCCTGCGCCCCATTTCCACCACGAGGCGGAGACGGGCGTTGTAATCGGCAAGACCGCGAAGGCCGTCTCGCCCGAAAAGGCGATGGACCACGTCTTCGGGTTCGTCAACTTCATGGACGTGTCCGCGCGCGGCATCAAGCCGAACGATAACAACAGCTTCTTCTGGGGCAAGTCATGGGATACCTTCGGCCCGATGGGTCCGTTCATCGTGACGAAGGACGAGGCCGGCGACCCGCAGAAGTTCGACGTGCTCCTGACGGTGAACAAGGAAGTGCGCCAGAAGCTGAACAACAGCGACATGGGCCGCCCCGTGACGGAGGTAGTCGAATTCGCCTCCTGGGTCACGACGCTGAAGCCCGGCGACTTGGTCTCCTGCGGCACCAACCACGTGGGCCTGAGCAACATCCAGGACGGCGACGTCATCGAAATGGAGATCACCGGCCTTGGCAAGCTGACTGTCAACGTCAAGGACGAGTGGAAGCGCACGTGGCCGCGCAAGACCCTCGCCCAGATGACCGCGTTCGAGTCCACGGTCCGGTCGAAGATAGGGAAGAAGTAG
- a CDS encoding DUF4432 family protein, translated as MHYQMERNYGCRVSDAWEFRGLKTAVIENELIRVVVLVDKGADIYQFVHKPSDVDFMWRSPWGVRDPRKFVPTSGAPNGLWLDQYEGGWQSVFPGGGYYSVYNGADLGIHAEANLAPWDCQVLEDTPEKASIKFWIRTARTPFYFEKTLTVRSGAPVLEIEQSLTNEGEEEVHASWGEHIALGPPFLSEDCVIDIAGGLLCNQETDSHPHNRLKGGAKGPWPMVEGKYGAMIDLSRIPPKSQRVHDMSYITQMPEGWYAVTNQRLGVGFGISYPVDLFKYLWFWQEMGGGFGYPWWGRTYNIGLEPFTSYGVGGLASMVKNGTALRLKAGETFHASLRAVAYLGAERVKRVTPEGMVER; from the coding sequence ATGCACTACCAGATGGAGCGTAACTACGGCTGCCGCGTCTCGGACGCGTGGGAGTTCCGCGGCCTCAAGACGGCCGTCATCGAGAACGAGCTTATCCGCGTCGTTGTGCTGGTGGACAAGGGCGCGGACATCTACCAGTTTGTGCACAAGCCATCGGACGTCGATTTCATGTGGCGCTCTCCGTGGGGTGTCCGCGACCCCCGCAAGTTCGTCCCAACCTCAGGCGCGCCGAATGGCCTCTGGCTGGACCAGTATGAAGGCGGGTGGCAGTCCGTGTTCCCCGGAGGCGGCTATTACAGCGTCTACAATGGCGCGGACCTTGGCATCCACGCGGAGGCGAACCTGGCGCCGTGGGACTGCCAGGTGCTGGAGGACACGCCGGAGAAGGCGAGCATCAAGTTCTGGATACGAACTGCCCGCACTCCCTTCTACTTCGAGAAGACGCTCACGGTCAGGAGCGGCGCGCCGGTGCTGGAGATCGAGCAGTCGCTGACCAACGAGGGCGAGGAGGAGGTACACGCCTCCTGGGGCGAGCACATCGCCCTCGGCCCGCCGTTCCTTAGCGAAGACTGCGTCATAGACATCGCGGGCGGCCTGCTATGCAACCAGGAGACGGACTCTCACCCGCACAACCGGCTCAAGGGCGGCGCGAAGGGTCCCTGGCCGATGGTAGAGGGCAAGTACGGCGCGATGATCGATCTCAGTCGCATTCCGCCAAAGAGCCAGCGCGTGCACGACATGTCTTACATTACCCAGATGCCCGAGGGCTGGTACGCGGTTACAAACCAGCGCCTGGGTGTCGGCTTCGGCATTTCCTATCCGGTGGATCTGTTCAAGTACCTGTGGTTCTGGCAGGAGATGGGGGGCGGCTTCGGCTACCCCTGGTGGGGGCGCACTTACAACATCGGCCTGGAGCCCTTTACTAGCTACGGCGTCGGCGGCCTTGCCAGCATGGTAAAGAACGGCACAGCGCTGAGGCTCAAAGCCGGCGAGACCTTCCACGCCTCCCTGCGCGCCGTGGCCTACTTGGGCGCAGAGCGGGTCAAGCGCGTCACGCCGGAGGGAATGGTGGAGCGGTAG
- a CDS encoding type II toxin-antitoxin system VapC family toxin, which translates to MGSNEVKSYVLDTNALLWLMRADHSLGRQSVNMADDAMRSDSLFVSAISFWEVAALSMKGRLKMHEPVSDWRRRVLGLSIREIPLSGSIAIGAAQLIDFHADPADRMITATALEHEAVLITAYRTILAWPGNLMRHDARQ; encoded by the coding sequence ATGGGAAGCAATGAAGTGAAGAGCTACGTGCTGGACACAAACGCCCTTCTCTGGTTGATGAGAGCTGACCATAGCCTCGGGAGGCAGTCAGTGAATATGGCTGACGACGCTATGCGCAGCGATTCCCTTTTCGTTTCAGCCATCTCTTTTTGGGAAGTTGCGGCGCTGTCGATGAAGGGACGGCTGAAAATGCATGAGCCTGTTTCCGACTGGAGACGGCGCGTACTCGGCCTCAGCATCAGGGAAATTCCTCTATCCGGCAGCATTGCCATAGGGGCAGCACAACTCATCGATTTCCACGCCGACCCCGCAGATCGGATGATCACGGCAACGGCGTTGGAACATGAGGCGGTGCTCATCACCGCCTACAGAACGATCCTTGCTTGGCCAGGTAACCTTATGCGCCATGACGCCAGGCAGTAA
- a CDS encoding type II toxin-antitoxin system VapC family toxin, which produces MMRGSSVHVYVIDANVWVSRWLKADEFHEPSYKWLFSLVEDRTPFAAPVLILPEISGAVARRSRSPKAGMQASSLIQAMPGIQLVSMDASFARAAAGIASSLGIRGAEAVYVALAKAIGYTLVTWDNEVLARSNQVCRVSTPQAELQKL; this is translated from the coding sequence GTGATGAGAGGGAGTAGCGTTCACGTGTACGTAATAGATGCCAACGTATGGGTGAGCAGGTGGCTGAAGGCGGACGAATTCCACGAACCCAGCTACAAATGGCTGTTCAGTCTCGTCGAAGATCGGACCCCCTTTGCGGCACCCGTGCTCATCCTGCCCGAGATATCGGGCGCCGTGGCCCGCCGGTCAAGAAGCCCGAAGGCGGGAATGCAGGCATCGTCCCTGATTCAAGCCATGCCCGGCATTCAGCTCGTATCAATGGACGCGTCGTTCGCCCGCGCCGCCGCTGGTATTGCTTCCTCGCTTGGCATAAGGGGCGCTGAAGCCGTCTATGTCGCTCTGGCGAAGGCCATCGGATACACACTGGTGACGTGGGATAACGAAGTTCTTGCCAGGTCTAACCAGGTGTGTCGCGTCTCAACGCCGCAGGCCGAACTGCAGAAGCTTTAG
- a CDS encoding cation:proton antiporter codes for MEHDMSLLQDFAFIMMVAAIVGVLFRKLNQPVVLGYLIAGYIVGPHSPPWVIVENESVIREFADFGIVLLMFGLGLEFSIDRLRRVGMVAVIGAGTEIAIMIAIGYFLGRAFGWSPMDAIFLGAALSISSTAIIVKVLHEMGRMHEESSRVMFGILVVEDFFAVGMMTVMAGVGRSGEINVADVGQLVFSLVLFTIVSLALGLRLFARFVDFVARMGSKEVLTVLIIGSAFGMALFAEQLGLSIAAGAFIIGAITAESMSAKKIHLLSEPIRDIFGAIFFVTMGMLIDVRVLAEYVLPVIAIVAAVILGKIAACYIGVFLSGYGPKTAFRVGVGMSQVGEFSLVISKIGTETGAASAFMQPLMAVVSGVTALTTPYLIRSGDAVAAMVTRRIPGVIRRRSDDVEFWSKRIHALIAEESDVGRRARTNLALMGVNVMIISAFLLTGNLLVGEVRDLTVSWPRHGSTVLFLIGFGTIVLCAPPFFALWRSMRNFFDAVLQRITQQGNDGNALRQKRIVNTLPIATATVIMLIILVVATPLVAQLMGEVRPLYRLALVVGLPVLFWFAWDRLERFHQRVEGFLSLRNVTLQQVAEHDADEDRPAPTLKS; via the coding sequence ATGGAACACGATATGTCCCTACTCCAGGACTTTGCCTTCATCATGATGGTCGCCGCCATCGTGGGAGTCTTGTTTCGCAAGCTGAACCAGCCCGTAGTTCTCGGCTACCTCATCGCCGGATACATCGTCGGACCCCACAGCCCACCCTGGGTTATCGTTGAGAACGAGAGTGTGATCCGGGAATTCGCGGACTTCGGCATCGTTCTCTTGATGTTCGGCCTCGGCCTCGAGTTTAGCATCGATCGCCTGCGGCGTGTTGGCATGGTCGCGGTAATCGGCGCCGGGACCGAGATCGCCATCATGATCGCGATCGGCTACTTCCTGGGGCGCGCCTTCGGCTGGAGCCCCATGGACGCCATCTTCCTGGGCGCGGCGCTATCCATCAGCAGCACTGCGATCATCGTCAAAGTGCTCCATGAGATGGGGCGCATGCACGAAGAGTCGTCCCGTGTCATGTTCGGGATCCTGGTGGTTGAGGACTTCTTCGCCGTGGGTATGATGACGGTGATGGCGGGCGTGGGGAGATCGGGCGAGATTAATGTCGCCGATGTGGGACAACTCGTCTTCAGCCTCGTCCTGTTCACGATAGTCAGCCTGGCGCTGGGACTGCGCCTGTTCGCCCGCTTCGTGGACTTTGTCGCCCGTATGGGTTCCAAAGAAGTGCTGACGGTGCTGATCATCGGCTCCGCCTTCGGCATGGCCCTTTTCGCGGAACAGCTCGGCCTGTCGATCGCCGCCGGAGCGTTTATTATCGGCGCCATCACCGCGGAGTCCATGAGCGCCAAGAAGATCCACCTGCTATCGGAGCCCATCCGCGATATCTTCGGCGCTATCTTCTTCGTTACAATGGGTATGCTCATCGATGTGCGCGTCCTGGCTGAATATGTGCTTCCGGTTATTGCCATCGTCGCCGCGGTGATTCTCGGCAAGATAGCCGCGTGCTACATAGGCGTTTTCCTGAGCGGATACGGACCCAAGACCGCCTTCCGCGTCGGCGTCGGCATGTCGCAGGTGGGTGAGTTCTCCCTTGTAATCTCCAAAATCGGCACGGAGACAGGGGCGGCGAGCGCCTTCATGCAGCCTCTTATGGCAGTTGTTTCGGGGGTTACGGCCCTGACGACTCCCTATCTGATCCGCAGCGGGGACGCAGTGGCCGCCATGGTGACCCGCAGGATTCCAGGGGTTATACGGCGGAGGAGCGACGACGTTGAATTCTGGTCAAAGCGCATTCACGCGTTGATCGCCGAGGAGAGTGACGTTGGCCGACGCGCACGGACCAACCTGGCGCTCATGGGCGTGAACGTAATGATAATCAGTGCGTTCCTCCTGACCGGCAACCTGCTGGTGGGGGAGGTGCGGGACCTCACAGTATCGTGGCCAAGGCATGGTTCAACTGTCCTGTTCCTCATTGGTTTCGGGACCATTGTCCTGTGCGCTCCTCCCTTCTTTGCGCTATGGAGGTCGATGCGGAACTTCTTCGACGCCGTACTTCAGCGGATCACTCAGCAGGGGAACGACGGTAACGCTCTGCGGCAGAAGCGCATCGTCAATACACTGCCGATCGCAACGGCGACCGTGATAATGCTGATAATCCTCGTGGTGGCCACTCCGCTGGTGGCGCAGTTGATGGGAGAGGTGCGGCCGCTGTACAGGCTGGCGCTGGTCGTTGGACTGCCGGTGCTTTTCTGGTTCGCGTGGGACCGCCTTGAGCGGTTCCACCAGCGGGTGGAGGGCTTCCTGTCGCTCCGCAACGTCACGCTGCAGCAGGTCGCCGAGCACGATGCAGATGAAGACCGGCCCGCCCCCACTCTGAAATCATAG
- a CDS encoding type II toxin-antitoxin system Phd/YefM family antitoxin, translating to MEIGVRELREHASDIVRRVREEGETVIITYRGKAVARIEPIADLEARKELALEVWAEMDKLSEEIGSRWPEGVTAVAAMRDERE from the coding sequence ATGGAGATCGGAGTCAGAGAGCTCAGGGAGCATGCCAGCGACATCGTTCGCAGGGTGAGAGAAGAAGGGGAGACGGTCATCATCACGTACCGAGGCAAGGCCGTGGCGCGAATCGAGCCCATCGCCGACCTGGAAGCAAGGAAAGAGCTGGCGCTGGAAGTGTGGGCAGAGATGGACAAGCTCTCGGAAGAAATCGGCAGCCGGTGGCCGGAAGGCGTTACGGCCGTGGCCGCCATGCGTGATGAGAGGGAGTAG
- a CDS encoding type II toxin-antitoxin system Phd/YefM family antitoxin, producing MAVRTIKASEFKAKCLQIMDEVAETGETIIITKNGVPVSEIGPVRVKPKTLFGALKGSLEITGDIVSPIDVEWEAMK from the coding sequence TTGGCAGTGCGGACTATCAAGGCATCCGAGTTCAAAGCGAAGTGCCTTCAGATAATGGACGAGGTGGCAGAGACGGGTGAGACCATCATTATCACGAAAAACGGCGTCCCAGTGTCTGAGATAGGGCCGGTCCGCGTGAAGCCGAAGACGCTTTTTGGCGCCCTCAAGGGTTCGTTGGAGATAACTGGAGATATCGTATCGCCGATCGACGTTGAATGGGAAGCAATGAAGTGA
- a CDS encoding SDR family oxidoreductase, which yields MPSFDGKVAIITGGAGGIGSTVAHSFAREGAAVVITDMDLTRAKQVAADVADKGGRALAVKVDVTSKDDVFASVERGVEHFGRMDYLVHCAGNNIKGPVLDLSLDAWNSSLATHLTGAFLFCQAVGRELVKQGNGGRVVLMSSIAAVTPVPERGAYSPAKAGLIALAKQLSLEWAKHRINVNAVCPGVVLTPMTDMVYKREPQLRAQRLKRTPMGREVNPQEVADLVLFLCSDKSTYITGAAMMIDGGFTHAAFLPEEGL from the coding sequence ATGCCTTCATTCGACGGCAAGGTAGCCATTATCACCGGAGGCGCCGGCGGCATCGGTTCAACCGTCGCGCACTCCTTCGCGCGGGAGGGGGCGGCGGTCGTCATCACCGATATGGACCTCACCCGCGCAAAGCAAGTCGCGGCGGACGTGGCGGACAAGGGCGGCCGCGCGCTCGCGGTGAAGGTGGACGTGACCTCGAAGGACGACGTCTTCGCCTCCGTTGAGCGCGGCGTCGAGCACTTCGGGCGGATGGACTACCTTGTACATTGCGCAGGCAACAACATCAAGGGCCCCGTCCTGGACCTCAGCCTGGATGCCTGGAACAGCAGCCTGGCCACTCACCTGACCGGCGCGTTCCTGTTCTGCCAGGCCGTGGGCCGAGAGCTTGTGAAGCAGGGCAACGGCGGCCGCGTCGTCCTCATGTCGTCGATCGCGGCGGTCACGCCGGTCCCCGAGCGCGGCGCGTATAGCCCCGCCAAGGCCGGTCTTATCGCACTGGCAAAACAGCTCTCACTCGAGTGGGCGAAGCACCGGATCAACGTCAACGCGGTCTGCCCCGGAGTCGTACTCACGCCAATGACGGACATGGTCTACAAGCGCGAGCCGCAGCTCCGCGCCCAGCGCCTCAAGCGCACACCGATGGGCCGCGAGGTTAACCCGCAGGAGGTCGCGGACCTCGTCCTCTTCTTGTGCAGCGACAAGTCCACCTACATCACCGGCGCCGCAATGATGATCGACGGCGGCTTCACCCATGCGGCCTTCCTGCCGGAGGAAGGTCTGTAG
- a CDS encoding nuclease: MRFPIWIIVVSAAFTMAACGTNVAPLGTPLPSVAPPLTGTPPSPVATAAPQQPGPPQGMLAARVVRVIDGDTIEVELDGKTVDVRYIGIDTPETRSPRVSVEYFGKEADARNRSMVEGKIVFLEKDVSETDQFGRLLRYVYVGDVMINAALVMEGFAQASTYPPDVKYSDWFRELQRDAMESGRGLWASTEEPETTPVPFVTPTPTRGPDCDAAYPTVCLPSPPPDVDCGDIVYRRFEALKPDPHRLDADGNGIACEG; this comes from the coding sequence ATGCGATTCCCGATCTGGATTATCGTCGTGTCCGCGGCCTTCACAATGGCCGCGTGCGGGACTAACGTTGCCCCGCTCGGGACGCCCCTGCCCTCGGTAGCCCCTCCCCTGACCGGCACGCCGCCGTCGCCCGTCGCGACCGCTGCTCCCCAGCAGCCCGGCCCTCCCCAGGGCATGTTGGCCGCCAGGGTGGTCCGCGTAATCGACGGCGACACCATCGAGGTTGAGCTCGATGGAAAGACCGTGGACGTGCGTTACATCGGAATCGACACCCCTGAGACCAGGTCGCCGAGAGTCAGCGTGGAGTACTTCGGCAAGGAGGCGGACGCGCGGAACAGGAGCATGGTAGAGGGGAAGATAGTGTTCCTTGAGAAGGACGTGTCGGAGACGGACCAGTTCGGGAGGCTGCTGCGGTACGTGTACGTGGGCGACGTGATGATCAACGCCGCGCTCGTCATGGAGGGCTTTGCGCAGGCGTCCACGTACCCGCCGGATGTGAAGTACTCCGACTGGTTCCGCGAGCTACAGCGCGATGCGATGGAGAGCGGGCGCGGACTCTGGGCAAGCACTGAGGAGCCGGAGACGACGCCTGTGCCGTTCGTCACGCCCACGCCGACCCGCGGCCCGGACTGCGATGCGGCCTACCCGACGGTTTGCCTGCCCTCTCCCCCACCCGACGTGGACTGCGGCGACATCGTGTACCGGCGCTTCGAAGCGCTCAAGCCGGACCCCCACCGCCTGGATGCCGACGGGAACGGCATCGCGTGCGAGGGGTAG